A single region of the Blattabacterium sp. (Cryptocercus kyebangensis) genome encodes:
- a CDS encoding preprotein translocase subunit SecE, whose translation MVDNYEKKNYFLEIYDEFFYFITWPKWIDLQITTLIVSFFSIFLSMFLYGVDGIFIFFIKKLFSL comes from the coding sequence ATCGTAGATAATTATGAAAAAAAAAATTACTTTTTAGAAATTTACGATGAATTTTTTTATTTCATTACATGGCCTAAGTGGATAGATTTGCAAATTACTACATTAATAGTATCGTTTTTTTCTATATTTTTATCCATGTTTTTATATGGTGTAGATGGTATATTTATTTTTTTTATTAAAAAATTGTTTTCCTTATAA
- the nusG gene encoding transcription termination/antitermination protein NusG, which produces MSDLERKWYVLKTISGQENKVKLYIENEVINNGFKECIGKVLVPIEKVIQMRRGKKIHREKVHYPGYVMIETNLELEAVHAIKNVPGVINFLSEGRGGSAIPMRKEEVNKMLGKMDQLSESYENISIPFIIGETIKVIDGPFNGFNGTIEKINEEKRKLELAVLIFGRKTPLELNFTQIEKI; this is translated from the coding sequence ATGAGTGATTTAGAAAGAAAATGGTATGTTTTAAAAACTATTAGTGGTCAAGAAAATAAGGTAAAATTATATATTGAAAATGAAGTGATAAATAATGGATTTAAAGAGTGTATAGGAAAGGTTTTAGTCCCTATTGAAAAAGTTATACAAATGAGAAGAGGAAAGAAAATTCACAGGGAAAAAGTTCACTATCCAGGATATGTAATGATAGAGACAAATCTTGAATTAGAAGCAGTACATGCAATTAAGAATGTTCCTGGTGTTATTAATTTTTTAAGTGAAGGTAGAGGAGGATCTGCTATTCCTATGCGAAAAGAAGAGGTAAATAAAATGTTGGGAAAAATGGATCAATTATCCGAAAGTTATGAAAATATTAGCATTCCGTTTATAATTGGTGAAACCATAAAAGTAATAGATGGTCCTTTTAATGGTTTTAATGGAACTATTGAAAAAATTAATGAAGAAAAAAGAAAACTAGAATTAGCCGTTTTAATTTTTGGGAGGAAAACTCCTTTGGAATTAAATTTTACACAAATAGAAAAAATTTAG
- the mutS gene encoding DNA mismatch repair protein MutS, giving the protein MNKDQNTLIKKEETPLIKQYNDIKSKYPDAILLFQVGDFYETFGEDAIKCSKILDIVLTKRSSKKKHAIIHLAGFPYHSLNAYLPKLIRSGHRVAICDQLEVPKRGKNIVKRGVIELVTPGISIDENILQTKSNNFLASIHIEKKKLGISFLDISTGEFFIAEDNQESILQYLEHFNPSEVLFQKKEKNFFEKFLKDKYYTFLIEDCMFNYSFSYEKLISHFQTNSLKGFGIDNLKLGIIASGVILNYLYDTQHYKIKHISNIKRIKKEEHMWIDDFTFRNLEIFHCLNKKGVSLIDIIDKTITPMGGRLLKNWIHFPLTNIIHIQKRHKVVENLFSNIYIRSFIQKKLKEIYDIERIIAKMSIGKISPREVITLHKSLTATVQIKKKFLSNDQYPTFLEIGNSFQDCNIISKKILHTIDQNPPYYIEKGNVIAKGVSKELDKIRNLYFSKKEYLEKLCSIEKSNTGIHNLKIGYNNIFGYFLEVKKTKKYKVPSHWIQKQTLTNSERYTTEELKNYELQILNSEQKILSLEKEIFHDLINQILKYIIPLQKNAKIIAELDVLCSFSLSALENYYVKPEINHSFRLCIKKGRHPVIERQFISKTSYIPNDVILNKKDQQIIIITGPNMSGKSAILRQTAIIIIMAHIGSFVPAKHAEIGLVDKIFSRVGASDNLSLGESTFMVEMNETANILNNFSKRSFLILDEIGRGTSTYDGIAIAWSIVEFLHESPFRPLTLFATHYHELNKISSFFKRIQNYHISVKKIYENIIFMRKMIEGGSEHSYGIHVAKISGMPIEIIHRAKEILKKLDKKSLLEEKKMKNNFLPKKKSFFLLKRIINFFKKKY; this is encoded by the coding sequence ATGAATAAAGACCAAAATACTTTAATAAAGAAAGAAGAGACTCCATTAATCAAGCAATATAATGATATAAAATCTAAATATCCAGATGCCATATTACTGTTTCAAGTAGGAGATTTTTATGAAACTTTTGGAGAAGATGCCATAAAATGTTCTAAAATATTAGATATTGTTTTAACTAAGCGATCTAGTAAAAAAAAACATGCTATTATTCATCTAGCAGGGTTCCCTTATCACTCTTTAAATGCTTATTTACCTAAATTAATACGATCAGGACACCGTGTAGCCATTTGTGATCAATTAGAAGTACCCAAAAGAGGAAAAAATATTGTCAAAAGAGGAGTTATAGAATTAGTTACACCAGGAATATCTATAGACGAAAATATATTACAAACCAAATCAAATAATTTTTTAGCTTCTATCCATATAGAAAAAAAAAAATTAGGTATAAGTTTTTTAGATATTTCTACAGGAGAATTCTTTATAGCAGAAGATAACCAAGAAAGTATACTACAATACTTAGAACATTTTAATCCAAGTGAAGTTCTTTTTCAAAAAAAAGAAAAAAATTTTTTTGAAAAATTTCTAAAAGACAAATATTATACATTTTTAATAGAAGATTGTATGTTCAATTATTCCTTTTCATATGAAAAATTGATATCTCATTTTCAAACAAATTCTTTAAAAGGTTTTGGAATAGATAATTTAAAACTAGGTATCATTGCTTCCGGAGTTATCTTAAACTATTTATACGATACCCAACATTATAAAATAAAACATATTTCTAATATAAAAAGAATAAAAAAAGAAGAACATATGTGGATTGATGATTTTACATTTAGAAATTTAGAAATATTTCATTGTTTGAATAAAAAAGGTGTATCCTTAATTGATATTATTGATAAAACTATAACTCCTATGGGAGGTAGATTATTAAAAAATTGGATTCATTTTCCTCTAACAAATATTATTCATATACAAAAACGTCATAAAGTAGTAGAAAATCTTTTTTCAAACATTTATATTCGTTCTTTTATCCAAAAAAAACTTAAAGAAATTTATGATATAGAACGAATAATTGCTAAAATGTCTATTGGAAAAATATCCCCACGTGAAGTAATTACATTACATAAATCTTTAACAGCTACAGTTCAAATAAAAAAAAAATTTTTGTCAAATGACCAATATCCAACTTTTTTAGAAATTGGAAATTCATTTCAAGATTGCAATATAATATCCAAAAAAATACTGCATACAATAGACCAGAATCCTCCATATTATATAGAAAAAGGAAATGTAATAGCAAAAGGGGTTTCTAAAGAATTGGATAAAATTCGTAATTTATATTTTTCCAAAAAAGAATACTTGGAAAAACTATGTTCTATTGAAAAATCCAATACAGGAATTCATAATTTAAAAATTGGATATAACAATATTTTTGGATACTTTTTAGAAGTTAAAAAAACAAAAAAATACAAAGTCCCATCTCATTGGATACAAAAACAAACATTAACTAATTCTGAAAGATATACAACTGAAGAATTAAAAAATTATGAGTTACAAATTCTAAATTCTGAACAAAAAATTCTTTCTCTAGAAAAAGAGATTTTTCATGATCTAATTAATCAAATTTTAAAATACATAATCCCTTTACAAAAAAATGCAAAAATAATTGCAGAATTGGATGTATTATGTTCCTTTTCCCTTTCTGCATTAGAAAATTATTATGTAAAACCAGAAATAAATCATTCTTTTAGATTATGCATAAAAAAGGGAAGACATCCAGTTATTGAAAGACAGTTTATCTCAAAAACATCGTATATACCCAATGATGTAATTTTAAATAAAAAAGATCAACAAATTATTATAATAACGGGGCCAAATATGTCAGGAAAATCAGCAATTCTTCGTCAAACGGCTATCATTATAATAATGGCCCATATAGGAAGTTTTGTTCCTGCTAAACATGCAGAAATAGGATTAGTAGATAAAATATTTAGTAGAGTAGGAGCCTCCGATAATCTCTCTTTAGGAGAATCTACTTTCATGGTAGAAATGAATGAAACGGCAAATATATTAAACAATTTTTCTAAAAGAAGTTTTCTTATTTTAGATGAAATAGGACGAGGTACAAGTACTTATGATGGAATAGCTATTGCTTGGTCTATTGTGGAATTTTTACATGAAAGTCCTTTTAGACCTCTTACCTTATTTGCAACTCATTATCATGAATTAAATAAAATAAGTTCTTTTTTTAAAAGAATTCAAAATTATCATATATCTGTAAAAAAAATTTATGAAAATATTATTTTTATGCGAAAAATGATTGAGGGGGGAAGTGAACATAGTTACGGTATTCACGTAGCAAAAATTTCAGGAATGCCCATAGAAATTATTCATAGAGCAAAAGAAATATTAAAAAAATTGGATAAAAAAAGTCTTTTAGAAGAAAAAAAAATGAAAAATAATTTTTTACCCAAAAAAAAATCCTTTTTTCTTTTAAAAAGAATAATAAATTTTTTTAAAAAAAAATATTAA
- the guaB gene encoding IMP dehydrogenase, protein MSLNKKILKEALTFDDVLLIPSYSSILPSEVSLKTSLTFDITLNIPILSAAMDTVTEFSLAISIAREGGIGIIHKNMNIKNQSEEVYRVKRSESGMIDDPITLSRDSTLRDAQNLMKKYHISGLPVIEKDFTLVGIITNRDIKYRIDLDSLVEDVMTKENLITSKKNINLEEAKNILLKERIEKLPIIDDFKKLVGLITIRDIDNLIEYPNACKDPKGRLRVGAAVGIDKNTLDRVESLVKVGVDLISIDSAHGHSISVLKTIKSIRTYFPDIALIAGNVVTMKAAKDLIDAGSTILKVGIGSGSICTTRVVAGVGMPQITAINDVYEYAKTRNVNIISDGGIRYSGDVVKAIAAGASSVMIGSLFAGTDEAPGEEIIFQGRKFKTYVGMGSLVAMKKGSGDRYFQFEEKYVPEGIEARVPYKGKMKDVIFQICGGLRSGMGYCGVSTIKELMKMGKFVRITNSGLKENHPHSVSITKESPNYWKYIGV, encoded by the coding sequence ATGTCTTTAAATAAAAAGATTTTAAAGGAAGCTTTGACTTTTGATGATGTATTATTAATTCCATCATATTCTTCAATTCTTCCATCAGAAGTATCTCTTAAAACTTCTTTAACCTTTGATATTACACTAAATATTCCTATATTAAGTGCTGCTATGGATACAGTTACAGAATTTTCTTTGGCTATATCCATAGCTAGAGAAGGGGGGATAGGAATTATTCATAAAAATATGAATATAAAAAATCAATCGGAAGAGGTTTATAGAGTAAAAAGAAGTGAAAGTGGTATGATAGATGATCCGATTACTCTTTCTAGAGATTCAACACTTAGAGATGCACAAAATCTCATGAAGAAATATCATATTTCTGGATTACCAGTGATTGAAAAAGATTTTACTTTAGTTGGTATTATAACTAATAGAGATATCAAATATCGTATAGATTTAGATTCTTTAGTAGAAGATGTGATGACAAAAGAAAATTTGATTACTTCCAAAAAAAATATAAATCTAGAAGAAGCAAAGAATATTCTTTTAAAAGAAAGAATAGAAAAACTTCCTATTATAGATGATTTTAAAAAATTAGTTGGGTTAATTACAATTAGAGATATAGATAATTTAATAGAATATCCAAATGCTTGTAAAGATCCTAAAGGACGTTTACGTGTAGGAGCTGCTGTTGGAATAGATAAAAATACTTTAGATAGAGTGGAATCCTTAGTTAAGGTTGGTGTAGATCTTATATCTATAGATTCTGCTCATGGACATTCTATTAGTGTATTGAAAACAATAAAATCTATTCGAACCTATTTTCCAGATATAGCATTAATAGCTGGTAATGTGGTAACTATGAAAGCAGCAAAAGATTTAATAGATGCTGGATCTACTATTTTAAAAGTAGGGATAGGATCCGGTTCTATTTGTACTACAAGGGTAGTAGCTGGTGTAGGAATGCCTCAAATTACGGCTATAAATGATGTATATGAATATGCTAAAACAAGAAATGTAAATATTATTTCTGATGGGGGGATCAGATATTCAGGAGATGTAGTAAAAGCTATTGCAGCTGGAGCAAGCTCTGTAATGATTGGTAGTTTATTTGCAGGAACAGATGAAGCTCCAGGAGAGGAAATTATTTTTCAAGGTAGAAAGTTTAAAACATATGTAGGAATGGGGTCCTTAGTAGCTATGAAAAAAGGAAGTGGAGATCGTTATTTTCAATTTGAAGAAAAGTATGTTCCAGAAGGAATAGAAGCAAGAGTTCCCTATAAAGGGAAAATGAAAGATGTTATTTTTCAAATATGTGGAGGATTAAGATCTGGAATGGGTTATTGTGGAGTATCGACAATTAAAGAATTAATGAAAATGGGAAAATTTGTAAGGATAACTAATTCTGGATTAAAAGAAAACCATCCCCATAGCGTAAGTATAACGAAAGAATCTCCCAATTATTGGAAATATATAGGAGTATAA
- the tuf gene encoding elongation factor Tu — MAKEKFKRDKPHLNIGTTGHVDHGKTTLTAAITKVLSEMGLAEEKSFDAIDNAPEEKARGITINTSHVEYETKKRHYAHVDCPGHADYVKNMITGAAQMDGAILVVAATDGPMPQTREHILLARQVGVPKIIVFMNKVDQVDDPELLELVEMEIRELLSKYEYDGENIPIVQGSALGALNGEKKWVQKIQELMNILDEYIPEPVREMDKPFLMPIEDVFTITGRGTVATGRIETGIINTGDLVDIIGFWEEKLSSTVTGVEMFRKILDNGQAGDNVGLLLRGIEKKDIKRGMVIGKPGSIKPHKKFKAEVYILTKEEGGRHTPFHEKYRPQFYLRTTDVTGEIHLLGGIEMVMPGDNISMDVSLHQPVALSENLRFAIREGGRTVGAGQVIQIMD; from the coding sequence ATGGCAAAAGAAAAATTTAAACGTGACAAACCACATTTAAATATAGGGACTACAGGTCACGTAGATCATGGAAAAACCACTTTAACAGCAGCCATTACAAAAGTTTTGTCAGAAATGGGTCTTGCAGAAGAAAAGAGTTTTGATGCAATTGATAATGCTCCAGAAGAGAAAGCTAGAGGAATTACTATAAACACTTCTCATGTAGAATATGAAACAAAAAAACGACATTATGCTCATGTAGATTGTCCTGGACATGCAGATTATGTTAAAAATATGATTACTGGAGCGGCACAAATGGATGGAGCTATTTTAGTGGTTGCCGCAACAGATGGTCCTATGCCTCAAACTAGAGAACATATTTTATTGGCTCGTCAAGTAGGTGTTCCTAAGATTATTGTATTCATGAACAAAGTAGATCAAGTAGATGATCCAGAATTATTGGAATTAGTAGAAATGGAGATACGAGAATTACTTTCCAAATATGAGTATGATGGAGAAAACATTCCTATTGTACAAGGATCAGCTTTAGGAGCTTTAAATGGAGAAAAAAAATGGGTTCAAAAAATTCAGGAACTTATGAATATTTTAGATGAGTATATTCCAGAACCAGTTCGTGAAATGGATAAACCATTTTTAATGCCTATAGAAGATGTTTTTACTATAACAGGTAGAGGGACAGTGGCTACAGGACGTATTGAAACTGGAATTATAAATACAGGAGATTTAGTAGATATTATAGGATTTTGGGAAGAAAAATTATCATCTACAGTAACAGGAGTGGAAATGTTTCGTAAAATATTGGATAATGGACAAGCAGGAGATAATGTAGGGTTATTATTGCGTGGGATAGAAAAAAAAGATATTAAACGTGGAATGGTAATCGGAAAACCAGGATCGATCAAACCTCATAAAAAATTTAAAGCAGAAGTATATATTCTTACAAAGGAAGAAGGAGGGAGGCATACTCCTTTTCATGAAAAATATCGTCCTCAATTTTATTTAAGAACTACTGATGTGACTGGAGAAATTCATTTATTAGGAGGGATAGAAATGGTAATGCCAGGAGACAATATTTCTATGGATGTAAGTTTACATCAACCGGTCGCTTTAAGTGAAAATTTACGTTTTGCTATTCGTGAAGGAGGAAGAACAGTTGGTGCAGGACAGGTTATTCAAATTATGGATTAA
- a CDS encoding TraR/DksA family transcriptional regulator, translated as MKEKAKQRYSMQERKEFRKLILEKLEKVKKDLSILKENFANDQNNGTDDTYPTFKAFEEGSETLSKEQNAQIMEHLQKFIRSLNSALIRVENKDYGICRITKKLIPKARLMAVPHTTLSIEGKREVEDKRK; from the coding sequence ATGAAAGAGAAAGCAAAACAAAGATATTCGATGCAAGAAAGAAAAGAATTTCGTAAACTAATACTTGAAAAACTAGAAAAGGTAAAAAAAGATTTGTCAATTCTTAAAGAAAATTTTGCTAATGATCAAAATAATGGAACAGATGATACTTATCCTACATTTAAAGCTTTTGAAGAAGGATCAGAAACACTTAGTAAAGAACAAAATGCTCAAATTATGGAACATTTGCAAAAATTTATACGAAGTTTAAATTCTGCTTTAATTAGAGTTGAAAATAAAGATTATGGAATTTGTCGTATTACAAAAAAACTTATACCTAAAGCACGTCTTATGGCCGTCCCACATACCACTTTAAGTATTGAAGGGAAGAGAGAGGTAGAAGATAAAAGAAAGTAA
- the ileS gene encoding isoleucine--tRNA ligase, translating to MSKKFKEYKELNLKNISKEITQYWKKNKIIQKSFQFRKNLNKKNRFSYYILYEGPPSLNGSPGIHHTVSRTIKDIFCRYHTLKGKIAIRKAGWDTHGLPIELNVEKKIGITKNDIGKNISIEKYNSICKYFVKKSMKKWIKFTNRIGYWVDLKNSFITYKTKYIESVWWLIKKLYQKKIIYKGYTIQPYSPAAGTGLSYHELNMPGTYKKVKQITPTLKFKAKKKTLPKEIQNFLGDIYLISWTTTPWTLPSNTALAIGSNIDYVLVKTYCPYTFSKENIILAEKLIYKILLPNRFYPVSNNYEFDQSKIENKNKIPYFIAYKFKGKDLFKSRYEQLLPWFKPYQEENNAFQVINGDGYVNENEGTGIVHIAPTFGIDDLKIARKNNIPSMLILNEENIPVPLVDMQGKFLNSYPHGFSGKYVKNDFSTTTNNINKKLVSVDQEIVSFLEKEKKLFKVETYTHFYPHCWRTEKPILYYPLDSWFIRTTRIREKLISLNKKINWIPKFIGAKRFDSWLENIRDWNLSRSRYWGTPLPIWRTKDGKEELVIGSIKELFLEIQKSIEHGFMSYNILENFIPDDMRDENYEKIDLHKHFLDKIILVSSKGAPMKRESDLIDVWFDSGAMPYAQFHYPFENRKYIDKYQFFPADFIAEGIDQTRGWFFTLHTISSLLFNSIAYKNVISTGLILDKEGYKMSKSKGNTINPFELIENYGPDAIRWYIIFNSEPWDNLKFDIKGIYTGINKFFGTLYNVYSFFVLYANIDGFYYKEVDCSLKNYTELDLWILSELNTMIKKVDEYYTDYNPTKAARIISFFVLDQLSNWYIRLCRRRFWKEEYTNNKISAYQILYKCLVTIAKLLSPIAPFFSEKLYMDLNSITKIENFESIHFTNFPIYDSSFVNKELEKKMLLVQRITTMGFSIRKKNGIKIRQPLKKLLILIRDEKIRFGLKKTSEILKQEINVKNIEFTESYKDLESVKHIQPNYKSLGTRFGNKTPIISEIIKKFTQDNIKEIESKKKYIFSLQGEKIILFLKDVKITTEFIKNWSIVFDNELTIALDLNITNSLWEEGVTRELIRYIQELRKKCNYNVIDKIFIYINSIQRIKSVIKNNKNFICKDTLAVDIFLEKNIEKKGIKIDFEKNPIYILIRKVENT from the coding sequence ATGTCAAAAAAATTTAAAGAATATAAAGAATTAAATCTCAAGAATATTTCTAAAGAAATAACTCAATATTGGAAAAAAAATAAAATTATTCAAAAAAGTTTTCAGTTTAGAAAAAATCTTAATAAAAAGAATAGATTTTCTTATTATATTTTATATGAAGGGCCTCCTTCTTTAAATGGAAGTCCTGGTATACATCATACAGTATCTAGAACTATAAAAGATATATTTTGCAGATATCATACTCTTAAAGGAAAAATAGCAATTAGAAAAGCGGGATGGGATACTCATGGATTACCTATAGAACTTAATGTAGAAAAAAAAATAGGAATTACTAAAAATGATATAGGAAAAAATATAAGTATAGAAAAGTATAATAGTATTTGTAAATATTTTGTCAAAAAATCAATGAAAAAATGGATAAAATTTACAAATAGAATAGGATATTGGGTAGATCTTAAAAATTCTTTTATAACATATAAAACCAAATATATAGAAAGTGTATGGTGGTTGATAAAAAAATTATATCAAAAAAAAATTATTTATAAAGGTTATACTATTCAACCTTATTCTCCAGCTGCAGGAACAGGATTAAGTTATCATGAATTAAATATGCCAGGAACTTATAAAAAAGTAAAACAAATAACTCCTACATTAAAATTCAAAGCGAAAAAAAAAACTTTACCAAAAGAAATTCAAAATTTTTTAGGAGATATATATTTAATATCTTGGACTACTACACCTTGGACTCTTCCATCAAATACAGCATTAGCTATTGGATCGAATATCGATTATGTTTTAGTGAAGACTTATTGTCCTTATACTTTTTCAAAAGAGAACATTATTCTAGCTGAGAAATTAATTTATAAAATATTATTACCAAATAGATTTTATCCCGTATCAAATAATTATGAATTTGATCAATCAAAAATCGAAAATAAAAATAAGATTCCTTATTTCATAGCATATAAATTCAAGGGAAAAGATCTTTTTAAAAGTAGATATGAACAATTATTACCTTGGTTTAAACCTTATCAAGAAGAAAATAATGCTTTTCAAGTAATCAATGGAGATGGTTATGTAAATGAAAATGAAGGGACTGGAATTGTTCATATAGCTCCTACATTTGGAATAGATGATTTAAAAATAGCTAGAAAAAATAATATTCCATCTATGTTAATCTTGAATGAAGAAAATATTCCTGTTCCTTTAGTAGATATGCAAGGAAAATTTTTAAATAGTTATCCTCATGGATTTAGTGGGAAATACGTAAAAAATGATTTTAGTACTACTACTAATAATATAAATAAAAAACTAGTTTCTGTAGATCAAGAAATAGTTTCCTTTCTTGAAAAAGAAAAAAAACTTTTCAAAGTAGAAACTTATACACATTTTTATCCACATTGTTGGAGAACAGAAAAACCTATTCTTTATTATCCTTTAGATTCATGGTTCATAAGAACAACAAGGATAAGAGAAAAATTAATTTCTTTAAATAAAAAAATAAATTGGATTCCTAAATTTATAGGAGCAAAACGTTTTGATTCCTGGTTGGAGAATATAAGAGATTGGAATTTATCACGTTCTAGATATTGGGGAACTCCTTTACCAATTTGGAGAACAAAAGATGGAAAAGAAGAATTAGTTATAGGATCTATTAAGGAATTGTTTTTAGAGATTCAAAAATCTATTGAACATGGATTTATGTCATACAATATTTTGGAAAATTTTATTCCGGATGATATGAGAGATGAAAATTATGAAAAAATAGATTTGCATAAACATTTTTTAGACAAAATTATATTGGTTTCTAGTAAAGGAGCTCCAATGAAAAGAGAATCAGATTTAATAGATGTGTGGTTCGATTCTGGAGCTATGCCATATGCTCAATTTCATTATCCTTTTGAGAATAGGAAATATATTGATAAATATCAATTTTTTCCTGCAGATTTTATTGCAGAAGGGATAGATCAAACAAGAGGATGGTTTTTCACGTTACATACTATTAGTTCTTTATTATTTAATTCTATAGCATATAAAAATGTTATATCTACTGGGTTAATCTTAGATAAAGAAGGATATAAAATGTCTAAAAGTAAAGGGAATACTATAAATCCTTTTGAATTAATAGAAAATTATGGTCCTGATGCAATACGTTGGTATATTATATTTAATTCTGAACCTTGGGATAATTTAAAATTTGATATAAAAGGAATTTATACAGGAATTAATAAATTTTTTGGGACACTTTATAATGTTTATTCTTTTTTTGTTTTATATGCTAATATAGATGGATTCTACTATAAAGAAGTAGATTGTTCTTTAAAAAATTACACTGAATTAGATCTTTGGATACTTTCTGAATTAAATACAATGATTAAAAAAGTGGATGAATATTATACAGATTATAATCCTACTAAAGCTGCTCGTATTATTTCATTTTTTGTATTAGATCAATTAAGTAATTGGTATATAAGGTTGTGTCGTCGAAGATTTTGGAAAGAAGAATATACGAATAATAAAATTTCGGCATATCAAATACTTTACAAATGTTTGGTTACAATTGCTAAATTATTATCTCCTATTGCTCCATTTTTTTCGGAAAAATTATATATGGACCTAAATTCTATCACAAAAATAGAAAATTTTGAAAGTATTCATTTTACCAATTTTCCGATCTATGATTCATCATTTGTCAATAAAGAATTGGAAAAAAAAATGCTTTTAGTTCAAAGGATTACTACTATGGGATTTTCCATAAGGAAAAAAAATGGAATAAAAATTCGTCAACCTTTGAAAAAATTACTCATTTTAATTCGTGATGAAAAAATCCGTTTTGGATTGAAAAAAACGTCTGAAATTCTTAAACAAGAAATAAATGTAAAAAATATTGAATTTACGGAATCTTATAAAGATTTAGAATCAGTGAAACATATTCAACCAAACTATAAATCCCTAGGGACTAGATTTGGAAATAAAACTCCAATTATCTCGGAAATAATAAAAAAATTTACTCAGGATAATATTAAAGAAATCGAATCTAAAAAAAAATATATTTTTTCTCTTCAAGGAGAAAAAATTATATTATTTTTAAAAGATGTAAAAATTACTACCGAATTTATTAAAAATTGGTCTATCGTATTTGATAATGAACTTACAATAGCTTTAGATTTAAATATTACGAATTCTCTTTGGGAAGAAGGGGTTACAAGAGAATTAATTAGATATATACAAGAATTAAGAAAAAAGTGTAACTACAATGTTATTGATAAAATATTTATATATATAAATTCTATTCAAAGAATAAAGTCTGTTATAAAGAACAATAAAAACTTCATCTGTAAAGATACTCTTGCCGTAGATATTTTTTTAGAAAAAAATATAGAAAAAAAAGGCATAAAAATCGATTTTGAAAAAAATCCAATATATATACTGATTCGAAAAGTAGAAAATACATAA
- a CDS encoding lipoprotein signal peptidase: MKKIFLSIFPILLIDQILKIYIKTHFELGKGVSIFSFFWILFVENPGMAYGFSIAPGYFGKIILSIFRFILVLFLFFFLYKNIKKKSSNYLVIPTIFIFSGAIGNLLDSFLYGLLFDTGTVYNKESHKWISYSGISNIFPWNGGYASLMKGCVVDMFYFPIFDIYIPDWIPFFGGSNFQFFKPVFNVSDFVISIGIILLLIFKKKIKHVKIF; encoded by the coding sequence TTGAAAAAAATATTTTTAAGTATTTTTCCTATTCTGTTAATAGATCAGATTTTAAAAATTTATATAAAAACTCATTTTGAACTAGGAAAAGGAGTTTCTATATTTTCTTTTTTTTGGATTTTATTTGTGGAAAATCCTGGAATGGCTTATGGTTTTTCTATTGCTCCTGGATATTTTGGAAAAATTATTTTAAGTATTTTTCGTTTTATTCTAGTTTTATTCCTATTTTTTTTTCTTTATAAAAATATAAAGAAAAAATCTTCAAATTATTTAGTTATTCCCACTATTTTTATTTTTTCAGGAGCTATAGGGAATCTTTTAGATAGTTTTTTATATGGATTGTTATTTGATACAGGAACAGTTTATAATAAAGAATCTCATAAATGGATTTCTTATTCAGGAATTTCCAATATATTTCCGTGGAATGGAGGATATGCTTCCCTTATGAAAGGATGCGTAGTTGACATGTTTTATTTTCCTATTTTTGATATTTATATTCCTGATTGGATCCCATTTTTTGGAGGATCTAATTTTCAATTTTTTAAACCTGTTTTTAATGTTTCTGATTTTGTAATATCTATTGGAATTATTTTATTGTTAATATTTAAAAAAAAGATTAAACATGTAAAGATTTTTTGA